The Mucilaginibacter rubeus genomic interval TACCGCTTATGCGTTTTCCGATATTTCGATGGCGACATGCCGATCAATTTCGTAAACAACCTCGAAAAATAATACGGATCATCAAAACCCAGATCTGAGCAGATCTCTTTGATGCTCCTGTCGGTAAAATATAAATACTGGCATGAAGCCTGGATTTTGAGCAGGTTAAAATAGTTAATGGGCGATGATCCGGTTTTCTGTTTAAATAACCGTAAATAATGGGATGCTGAAATGCCCTGCTGCTTAGCCAGGTGCATCACCTCAAACTTTTTACTGACATGCTTTTTCATGTAAGCGATGGAGTTGCTCACAAAATCGTTGTCATAATCAACCGGGTTGGTTTGTTTGTAATACACCAGTGAGGAGATAAAACTGAGCAGGTTGATATTCACGATCTCCATTTCCTTTTCATGATAGCTATGTTCAAGCACAGCATAAACCTGTTCATACAATTTAATCCGGCTGCTATCGTACGGAACGGATTGCACTACAGGCTGCCCGTTTTCGAGCGAACGTTCATAAATGAGCTGCGAATTTAAGCCGCTGAAATGCACCCAATAAATACTCCAGGGATTGGTTTCGGAGCTTTTGTAACGGTGAGCAACGTTGCGCGGAATGATGAAAAAAGTATTGGGTTTAAGCACATGGTCCTGGCCACCCAAATAAACATAGCCTTCTCCATCTATGCAATAAAGCAGGATATATTCGCTGCTGCCCGTGCGGCGCTCGCGGTCATGATAGGCCGCTTTGGGATAATAGCCTATAGCGGTAAGGTAAAAGCCTTTGATCAAAGCATTGTTGGTGATTGATTTTTTAATGTTTGGCGGCAATACGATCATTTTTTGACCTATAAAGCCCTCTTTGATCCGCTTTTTGGGTTCAGCTACGGCA includes:
- a CDS encoding AraC family transcriptional regulator, whose translation is MSAVAEPKKRIKEGFIGQKMIVLPPNIKKSITNNALIKGFYLTAIGYYPKAAYHDRERRTGSSEYILLYCIDGEGYVYLGGQDHVLKPNTFFIIPRNVAHRYKSSETNPWSIYWVHFSGLNSQLIYERSLENGQPVVQSVPYDSSRIKLYEQVYAVLEHSYHEKEMEIVNINLLSFISSLVYYKQTNPVDYDNDFVSNSIAYMKKHVSKKFEVMHLAKQQGISASHYLRLFKQKTGSSPINYFNLLKIQASCQYLYFTDRSIKEICSDLGFDDPYYFSRLFTKLIGMSPSKYRKTHKR